A stretch of DNA from Candidatus Binataceae bacterium:
GGGAAAGCCCGCAGCGGGCAAAATACTGGAGATACTCAATTGAATCTGTGGAGTGTCAAAAACGCCGGCCAGACCGGCCTTGACCGGGCCACGCACCCGTTTTCTCTACTTCGACCTGGTACGCTTTTGCGGGGCATCTCATTCGCGTGACGGACTCTACCTCAAAACGCGGGGATCTTCGGGGGGCAGGCCACTGCACCGAGCCGAATGTCGACTAAAATCGAATAGCCAACAGGTCGCTCCCTCAAACCTTACGTGGCAGATAGCCGCCCCATCACCGGAGCGCTTCAACTAGATGAAGACTTGGGCCGCTCCCAATCAGTGAGCGGGCGAGTTTGGCGGGTGGTGCGGAAGTTGGCCATAGTTTCTCGTCGGCTAAGAAGTGTATCCGGCGCAACAGCCGATTTACGCGCTCTTCTTCAACGCTGCCGGGAACGATGACATGGGCTACTCGAACGTTCGAGTTGAAGCCCAGCCTTCCTTTGCGACGCGTCAGCCGCCCGACTCGCTGGAACAAGCGAAGCGGCGACCAAGGCAGCTCGTAGTGTACGAGCAACTTGCACGCCCACTGCAGGTCGACGCCCTCTGAAAGGACATCTGTGGCCACAAGAATATATGGAGGCGTTGCTCGCCTGTTAAAGTCATCCGTCACCGAATCGACGTCTTCTGCATCGACATTAGTCTTGGCGGTGTCATCGCCAAGTCGCTTGTTAAGTGTTTCGACCAAACCCAACGCTACGCCGCGGTGCGCACAGAAGACCAGCCCTTTGGATTTTCGAGTAAGCACCAGACCTTCCTTCGTAGGAGCCACCACGCCTTCGCACTCGAGCACCTTCAGCAGTCTAGCCAAACGCGGATGCTCGGAAAGATAGCACCATGCGGGCCGGCGCCTTTTGCCGTTGCTAACGACGTGGATAATCTTGTACGGCATTCCGAAGCTCTTACGCCGGCCTGCTTGTGCGCGGCTCAATCGGTGCATTTGCTTGTGGGGGTCCCATATAGTCCGCACCAGCCCAACCGCCCGTGCGTACTCAAGGGACCATTGGTCGTCATTGATTCCGCTATGAACGAGACGCAACTCGTCGTTCGTAGGACCGGCAACCGTTTGGTTGGCACCGCGTGGCAGCTTCCAGTGGAACCGGCCAGCTGCGAGCTTCCTCAACTTGATGCGCGCCGCAATCTCGAAGAACTGGCCATCGATTTCTTCGCGGCGACCCATGAAGCCTTGGATGATCGTCAGAGCTCGCTTAATCGCAATCGCGATGCGTTCGCGGAACAATTCCTCGTCGTAGGGCTCTGAATCAATCGCTTCTTCCTCCTCAAGGACCGGATTCACCGGGGTGGCGGACACAAAGAACAGGTCCTTTATTATTTGATGACCGCCCACATACCATGGGCGACGGCTCGGTTCTTTGGCGACCCAACGCTCGCACTGTTCGATGATCTTATGGGTGGAGCGGTGCCATTCGTCGAGAACCACGTAATGCCAACGACCCTTCTGTTGCCTGGCCAACAATCGGTAGGTTCGATAAGTTGGGATTCTGATTCCCTCACGGGTTAAAACACGATGAAGTCGCCTGAACGACATGCTCCGGATCTGCTCTTCGTTTAGGTCCTGAACAAGTCCACGATCACCGGCGAGCAGCAATAATTCTCGCAGCCAAACTTTTTGAATGTGGTGGTTTGGCCCGACGATTAGTGTGCGCTTTAATCGAGAATTGCACGCAGCCACGCGCCACCCGGTCCCGTGAAGTATCTTCCTGAGGACGAGTTGGGTCTTGCCAGCGCCCATCGGCAGAGAGACAAGATAGGCGTTACGCACCGTCAAGCCGCCGGAGTTTCGGAGCCAGGTCTATACACCAAGACGGGATAGCGGTCGCCGCGAGGTTTGGGCTGAGTCCAGCGAGCCAGGCTTGCCACTCAAGCTCTTGATGGCCGAGTTTCGGATTGTCGTAAGAAGTTCTCCTCGCCGCCCGCACGTCGGTGTAGGTTGGTATAGTTGTTTTCGAGATCTTTCTTTTGCCGTTGACCTTTTCCAGAGCCTTTCGAAACTCAACCAATCGATCCGAGTTCATTTCTAGAATGGCCCAAAGGCTTGCACAGTCGAGCTCTCTGACCCAAACGTCTTTGCCCTGGCGACACCCACGCACCTCAACTGGTGGCGCTAACAGGTGCTCAGCGAGCCGCAGTTGATTTGTGTGAGATTGGAAGCGCAGGCGCTCCGCAGCACGGACCCTGAGCGGCGCGGGACGGGGTTCTGTTTTCGACACAACGACAACTTGGCGAGCGCCGGCGAGTGAGCCCTTGAGGCGAATTTCCGCCCGCCCATCCACCATGACGATATCCGCCGTGGCAGGCCCGTCGATCGCTAGCTGCCGACGTTCGCTCCAGTTTTCCATCAGGTCATCGTCCTCGTCTGGGTCGCCCGGCTGCTCCGGTGCACGAAGAGTTCGATAATCCTCACGCGGAAATCCCCGAAGCAGCGTCGATAATTTCAGTCTACCGCGACGCACGACTACAACGGTTTCGTGATTAAGAAATTTCCCGATGCCCAGAGCTTGACCAGTCAAGTTCGTCGATCCGAGGACGAGCAGCCCTTGTGTTTCTATCAACTTGGCGTGGATGCTCGTTCCATCGCGGCGAGCGCCCGTCCAGACTTTCGGAACCTGTTCGCGGGCTATCGTTGTTGGGCACAGCGTTTTGATGGCAGTCTCTGATACGAAGGGTGCAGCACAGCCGATGGGTTCCTGGCCGTCGAGAAGTTCTTTGAGCACATCGATCACCAGCAAGCGACGGTTCTGAAGTTTCGCCGGCGCGCCATTACGAGCATCCAAGACAAAGCTTCCGCACTCCAGCCTCTGTCGGATCAGCCCGCGCTTTTTAAATAGCAAGTTGCTTTTCATCCAGCCGATCTGATTGAGCGGAATCGACGAGTTGGGCCACCACGGAAACGTCTCGAAAGTCTGGTAACGCTTGTCGAGGTGATAGCGTGTTACGTTGAGCGATGGAGCCGCAAGTGTCTGGCAGCGAAGTGGACGACGCTTAACCGCAAGCCAAATCTTGCTGTGGAATACCGGACAACTGTTCGCGACCGGCCGGTGTCCCGTGATCTCAACCGCGACGATTAGCGAGTTCGGGTAGTGCTGGCGCAAGAACCCGGGCGCGTGATGCTTCATGACATCGTGAAGGACCACGATCCGCTGATGCGCGGGGACCCGATGAGTGCGTAATAGTTCGGCCAAGACCTGCTCGTCCAGGGAGAACGTCGTGAAGAGGAGCGCATCGCAACCAGCTGTTGCTTTAAAGAACGACTCAATGGGCAACGGCACAGCTATTTCGTCCCGGCAGGTGTGTGTGCGATGTATAGGTTGTAAAATACATGGAACCCGAGGCCAGCTAGGACGATCCCATTCTCCGCGCGCGTTCGGCGATGCAACTGCTCAAGTGCAGGCTTCTCAACGGAAGCCTGCACCAACGGGAGAAAGCGCCGGTACGGTTTGAAATCGCGCGATGGTTGCGCCAATACGCGTGACAAGAGTTTCGCCCAATCTGTAACCGGGATGAAGGATGGAATCCCTTCCACGCGAGACGCAATGCCATATACGCAGCGCAAGAACGCGTAGCAAAATGCTCCGCGCCGGAGCATACTGTCGTATTTTGTACGCTTCAAAAGCGCGGTGAGCGCTCGGTCAACAACGCTTGAATCGTCCTGATTCTTTGAAAGGTGGTCGAGAAGCTTCGCGAACTCCCTACCCGGTCGGGCCATTGAAACGCGCAATGCTTTTCGCCATTCAGTGGCATGATCTGTGAAGAACTTAGGACTTCCGCGATATCGCAGGCGCGTTCGCAGTAGGGCCTGTAAGTTTGACAACTTTTTCTCTTGCGCAGAGATCACCTTTTTGTACAAGCTGCGGTACGCATTGAAGGTGCTGATCCTGGTCGGACCAAACTCCCGCGTATATAGTCCTTGTTTCTGATAGTCGCGTTGCCGCCGGTGGATTGCTCTCAGCTTCTTTTCCACTACCGCTTTGTTGCGCTCGTCACGAAGTTCGTGCGCGACCAACAGATACGGCCAGAAGCGAACACCTGTTTGCACTGTAGGAAATATACTACCGCTGAGTTCAAGTACGCCGATCGCTTTGCGCATCTCGGCAGGGTCATACTTCCCGAACATCGATCGCCCGCGCGCTGGTCGCAGCTCCGGACAATTGAGAGAGTTCGCGCTGCCGAAATTATCTACGCTGATGCCGGACATCGGCGGTCCCCTTCTGCTTAAGAATTCACTGCGCCTTTCGGATGGGTTTTCGTTTCCGTGAAAAGATCGTCCAGCGATCGCGCGACCCTATAGCGCGCCGGGTTGTCGCCGACCGCCAGCGCCTTGAAATGCGCTTTGCCGCATTCGATCTTGGCGCCTTCCGTGCTGCGAAGATCGTCTTTGAACAGGCTACCCTTGGTTTCCACCACTAGATAGAGACGCTCCATGCCGTCCTGCTCGATGAGAACCGCCCAGTCGGGATTGTAGCTGCCTAGCGGTGTGGGGACTTTGAACCATCCGGGGAGCTTCGCATAGAGCTTCACCGCTTCGTTTTTCTCCAAGTCCTCGGCGAAGCCGCGCTCGATCCCTTCGGAGTCGTAAACGACGCGCTCGTGAACTGATTTTGTTGCCACCATGCTCTGCTTCAGGTAGCCGCTCAGCTCTTCTTGCGCGAACAGCTCCTGCGCATAGTATTCCTGATCACCGATGCGCTGGTACTTGATGCCGTCCACAAGCGCGAGGCGCTTTGCGCGATTGATCGCTTCGGCCGCCAGCTCGATGAATTGTTGCGGATTGCGCTTGAAGTCGTCCAGCCGCTCGCTCTTGATCAGGATGTATGCGATGCTCTTGCGGGTCAGTTGCGTCCGGTCCTGCAAGTCCGTGAGAAGGTCGGGCAGCTCGATGTCGGCCTCATCCAGCCGGGTAGCTCGGACTTGAACTTCAGAAGAACCAGCCACTCTTGCCCGCCCCCCCTGATGTCGCAAGAAGCGAGTGAGATTAGCGATGGGGAAAATGCGCTCTGATAAAATAGCGCAAAGTCGGCGCTAAAAGAAGGCGAAGATCCATTCCCTCATGACACCGCCTCAATAGGCTGTGCTGCGCCGAAATATACAGACGCGCCCGCATAAACGCGCCGCCGCTCGTTGCGACGCCGCGTCTACGGCTTGCGGTCGAAGATGAAGAGCGGGACCTGGTTGGCGACTTTGGGGTCGATCGCGAGGATGCGCCGACCGGCTTCGACGCGCAGCGCCGGCGGCCGGATTCCCGCCTTGCCCAGCGCCGCTGCGACCCGCTCGACGTCTTCCGCTTCCAGCCATATCGCGGCCAGCCCCTCGCCGGTGGCGGCAATCGTCGCCGCGGCGGCCGGGTCCGCAAGCAGCCGAATCTCCGCGTCGCCAATCTTCAGCGTCGCGGCTTCGCCGCTTGAGCCGTCCTTGAGTTCAAAGCCGAAATTGCGCTGGTAGATCGAAACCGCGTCGGCGAGGTCGGCGGTCGCGACCTCGAGCCTGTCGAAGCGTTTGAGCAATTCCTTTTCCACCGGTTGTTGTCTTGGCGCCGCGCTGTCGCCGTCATCTGCGAAATCGCTCGGCGCCGTCGCAGCTCTATTTCTTGTCGAGGCCCATCGTGAAGTCAATGCTGACCGTCTTGCCCGGCTCGACGATGACCTTGTGCGTCCGGGTGCCGAGCTTCTCCTGCCACGCGGTGAGCGTGTACGTGCCGGGCGGCACGTCCTTGATCGTGAAACTGCCGTCGGCGCCGGTCACCGCGTAGTACGGATTGCCCGCGACGAACCAGTATCCGTGCATCCAGCCGTGCGCGTCGCAGCTGACGTGGACAATCTCGGGTTCGTTCAAGGTGACCGCGATGATCTTCTTGAAACCCGGCTGCGCCATGTCGAGCGGCGGGTTGCGCCGCGATTCGGTGCGGACGCTGTGCAAAATGCCGTCGGAGTTAACGACGTCGACCGTGCTGCGGGCCGGAAAAGCGAGCACATGCGGCACGTACTCGCATCCCTTCTGGTCGAACTTGACGCCTTTTTGCGGGGTCAGCGGAGCGCCCTTTTCGATGTCCGAGATGCTCACGACGGCGTTGGCAATCCCGCCCGCGGCGTCCACAACCAGGCTCTCGTCGTAGTGCTGCACGGCGCCGCATACGTCGCGGTCCTTGCTGATTTCGACCGGCGCGCGCGCGGGAGGCGCGCCGTCGAAGCTGACCTTGCCGGTGATCGTGCCGCCATCCTTGACGGCTTCGGCCCGGTAGGCGCGGGCCGGCGCCGCCGTCACGGCAATCCAGGCCGGCGCCGCCGTCGCGGCGCACATCAGGGCTGCGAGGAAAATACGGAATCTCATGGAGAATTAGACGGCGCGGGCGGCGAAACTATTGAGCATAACTGCGCGGCGCCGACCGCTTCTGCCGCGGCGTATGTGGCTGGCGACGCCGAAAGCGCGTGCCGGCTCAACCGAGCTTGGTCGCGATCACCAGCCGATGGACCGACAGTTTGGACAGGCGCTCGTTGCGCTCGACTCGGATGTTCTCGCCCTTGATGACGTCGCTCACGCGCAGCCGCGTCGTCCACCCAAGATGCTTGGTCACCGGATTGGCGAGCCAGACCAGCGAGTACAGCAGCGGGTTCTCGCTCGCGAAATGATTGACGTGCACGATCTTGCCGCCGGGCTTACACACCCGCACCATCTCGCGCATCATCCGCAGCGGATCGGGCACCACCGTCATCACGTGGAAGCTGAGCACCCAGTCGAAGTTGTTGTCGGGGAAATCGAGGTTGAGCGCGTCGCCCTGGCGGACCTCGATATGGTTCCATCCCTGCTCGCGGGTCTTCTTGACCGCCTGCGCGAGCATGTCGGCCGAAGGATCGATCCCGACGACGTGGACGTAGGCGGGATAGGCTTCGAGCGAGATGCCAGTGCCCACGCCGACCTCGAGTAGCTGTTGGTCGGGGCGCAGGTTGAGCGACTCGATTACCTCGTGTTCGTGATCGACGAAGACGCGGCCGAACGTGTGGTCGTAAAAACGCGCCAGATCGGAATAGACCCGGCTCTCATGCGGTTCGCCCATCAGTCACACCTCGCAGTTGTCCGCGGTGTGAACCCGGGCCGACCCGGCGCGGCGCGCGCGGT
This window harbors:
- a CDS encoding helicase-related protein gives rise to the protein MRNAYLVSLPMGAGKTQLVLRKILHGTGWRVAACNSRLKRTLIVGPNHHIQKVWLRELLLLAGDRGLVQDLNEEQIRSMSFRRLHRVLTREGIRIPTYRTYRLLARQQKGRWHYVVLDEWHRSTHKIIEQCERWVAKEPSRRPWYVGGHQIIKDLFFVSATPVNPVLEEEEAIDSEPYDEELFRERIAIAIKRALTIIQGFMGRREEIDGQFFEIAARIKLRKLAAGRFHWKLPRGANQTVAGPTNDELRLVHSGINDDQWSLEYARAVGLVRTIWDPHKQMHRLSRAQAGRRKSFGMPYKIIHVVSNGKRRRPAWCYLSEHPRLARLLKVLECEGVVAPTKEGLVLTRKSKGLVFCAHRGVALGLVETLNKRLGDDTAKTNVDAEDVDSVTDDFNRRATPPYILVATDVLSEGVDLQWACKLLVHYELPWSPLRLFQRVGRLTRRKGRLGFNSNVRVAHVIVPGSVEEERVNRLLRRIHFLADEKLWPTSAPPAKLARSLIGSGPSLHLVEALR
- a CDS encoding VOC family protein, giving the protein MEKELLKRFDRLEVATADLADAVSIYQRNFGFELKDGSSGEAATLKIGDAEIRLLADPAAAATIAATGEGLAAIWLEAEDVERVAAALGKAGIRPPALRVEAGRRILAIDPKVANQVPLFIFDRKP
- a CDS encoding carboxypeptidase regulatory-like domain-containing protein; the protein is MRFRIFLAALMCAATAAPAWIAVTAAPARAYRAEAVKDGGTITGKVSFDGAPPARAPVEISKDRDVCGAVQHYDESLVVDAAGGIANAVVSISDIEKGAPLTPQKGVKFDQKGCEYVPHVLAFPARSTVDVVNSDGILHSVRTESRRNPPLDMAQPGFKKIIAVTLNEPEIVHVSCDAHGWMHGYWFVAGNPYYAVTGADGSFTIKDVPPGTYTLTAWQEKLGTRTHKVIVEPGKTVSIDFTMGLDKK
- a CDS encoding methyltransferase domain-containing protein → MGEPHESRVYSDLARFYDHTFGRVFVDHEHEVIESLNLRPDQQLLEVGVGTGISLEAYPAYVHVVGIDPSADMLAQAVKKTREQGWNHIEVRQGDALNLDFPDNNFDWVLSFHVMTVVPDPLRMMREMVRVCKPGGKIVHVNHFASENPLLYSLVWLANPVTKHLGWTTRLRVSDVIKGENIRVERNERLSKLSVHRLVIATKLG